TTCGACTACAACTGGACGCCCGCCGGCACCCTGGCGCCCACCCCACCCGCCCCGACCTTCCTGATGTTCGCCGGCGCCGGCGACCTCTATGAAGTGCAGTCCAGTCAGCTCGTGCTCGAAACCACCCAGAACCCTGACATCCGCCGCTTCGCCCAGATGATGGTGGAGCACCATACCAAAACGACCCGAGACGCCGCCGCGGCCGCGATGCGGGCCGGAATGACTGCGCCGACGCCGATGCTCGACGCGCCGAAGATGGCGATGCTGGCGTCGCTTCAGAAATACGACGGCGTGGAGCGCGACCGTCTCTACCTCGCCCAGCAGATGATGGCTCACAAGGAGGCGCTGGGTCTGATGAAGACCTATGCCGAGACCGGCGACACGCCGGAGCTCAAGGCCGCCGCCCAGGCCACGGTCATGATCGTCCAGAGCCATCTGTCGATGGTCGAACGTCTGATGCGCTGAGCGCCCTGCGCGCCGCCCTGCCCCCTTTTTCTGATCAGAGACCTTCTATGAAATCGACCCTTACCCTGCTGGCGACCTCGGTCGCCCTCGCCGCCACCCTGACCGCCTGTGCCCCCGGCAGGGGGATGGGCATGAAGCCGTCCGCCCCGCCGCCCAGCGCCATGGCCCCCATGGGCATGACCGCCCGGCCCGATGCCGACATGCAGGCCGTGCTCGACGCCCAATCCGCGCTCGGCGCCAAGCCCATCGAGACACTCACCGTCGAGCAGGCGCGCGCCCAGCCGTCGCCGGCCGACGCCGTCAACCGCGTCAAGATGATCATGGGCATGTCGACCGCGCCGGACGCCGGCGTCACGACCGTGGACCTGACCTATCCGACGGGCGGAACGACCCAGCCGATCCGCGTCTACAAGCCGGCCGGGGCCATGGGCGCCAATCTGCCGGTCGTCGTCTACTATCACGGCGGCGGCTGGGTAATCGCCAACCTGGATGTCTATGACGCCACGCCCCGCTCGATGGCCAAAAACCTGAATGCGATCGTCGTCTCGGTCGAATACCGCAAGGGCCCCGAGAACAGGTTCCCGGCCTTCTACGAAGACGCCAACAACGCCTGGAAATGGGTGCAGGAGAACGCCGCGTCCTGGGGTGGTGATCCGAAGAACATCGCCATCGCCGGTGAAAGCGCGGGCGGCAACCTGGCCCTAAACGTCGCCATCGCGGCGCGCGACGGCGGCTGGACCCAGCCCAAGGCCATTCTGGCGGTCTATCCGATCGCCGACGCCAATCCGCAGTTGCCGTCCAAGGTGGAGAACATGGCCAGCCTGCCCCTGCGCACGCCGACGCTCGGCTGGTTCGGTCAGTATGCCCTGCGCAGTCCCGCCGATCAGAATGATCCCCGCTACAATCTGGTCGCCGCCGATCTGCGTGGACTGGCTCCGGTCACCATCGTGAACGCCCAGATCGACCCCCTGCGCTCGGATGGCGAGACGCTGATGACCGCCCTTCGTCGCGCGGGCGTGCCCGTCGAACGCCGCGTCTGGGACGGTTCGGTCCACGAGTTCTTCTCGATGGCTGACGTCGTCTCCGACGCCCGGGAAGCCCAGGCCTGGTCGTTCGGACGGCTGCGCATGGCGCTGCGCTAGGCCTTGAGGTCTTCCGCCCGGGTTCGGAGCCGCCATATGTCGAGGATGAAGCTGTTCACCGTCGGATATGAAGGCGCCACCCAGGCGGAAGTCATCGGCCGGTTGAAGTCGGCCGGGGTGCAAACCCTGGTCGACGTCCGCGCTGTCGCCGCCTCACGGCGCGCGGGCTTCTCCAAGACGATCCTGGCGACGAGCCTTGCCGCCGAGGGTATCGCCTACCGGCACCTGCGGGCGCTCGGCACGCCCAAGTCCGGCCGTGACGCCGCCAGAAAGGGACGTATCGCGGAGATGCGCGCCGTTTTCGAGGACCACCTCGCCGAGCCCGCCGCCCAGCTGCAGTTGGCGGAACTCGAGGCCATGGCTTCGGAAGCGCCTGTCGCCCTGCTGTGCTTCGAGACCGACCCTGCCGGCTGCCACCGGGCGGTTCTGGCGCAAAGGCTGGCGGCGAGCGACGACTTCGAGATCGTCAATCTCTGACGCCGTCCTCGGGCGACCGGATTTCGCCGCACGATCTTCCTGACAGGCGGTCTCAGTTCGTGACCGCCCCGCCCGGATAGTCTAGCGTGCGGACCGTACTCGAAAAAAGGTTCCTGAATGTCGCTGGTCAAGACGACAGCATTGTCCGGTCAGGGCGGCGGACGCGCGCCCAAGGCGTCGCCGCCTCCGCCTCGCCGGGCGACCAGGCCGGTCGCCCGGAGCGGGCAGACAGCCGTCGAACGGGTCGCCGCCGCAACTCAGGAACTCTCCGGCGGCATCGCGGAAGCCGCGAGCGCCGCGGAAGAGCTGCGACGCGCGCTCGAACAGATCGCAGGCGGCGCCGAGGAAGCGGCCGGAGCGGCCCACGAGTCCCTGGCCTCCGTCGCAAGCCTCGGCGAGGCGTTCGGGGAAGCCCGCAGTCGCGCCGAGAGCGCGCGGACGCGGACTGAAGCCCTGCAGACGGCCATCACCGAAACCGCCGTCCAGATCGAAGGCTCCATCGCCTCGGTGCGCTCGACCGCCGAACGACAACTCGCCGCGGTCGCCGCCATCTCGGCCCTGGAAGACCACGCCGGAGCCATCGGCGAGATCACCCGGGCCGTCGCCGACATCTCGGATCGCACCAGTCTCCTGGCGCTGAACGCCGCCATCGAGGCGGCGCGCGCGGGCGACAACGGGCGCGGTTTCGCAGTGGTCGCCGACGAGGTGCGAGCCCTGGCGGAAACGGCCGAAACGCGCGCGCGCGAGGTTCGAGACCTCGCGGACAGTATCGCCGCCGAGGTCCAGACCATCGCCACACGGGTCAAGGCGGCCGCCGAAGACGCAGCCCGAGGCGCCGCCTCCGCCGAAAAGGTCTCCGCCGAACTCCAGTCCGTTCGGCAGGAGGCGGGGGCGATGTCCCGCGACGCGGAGACGGTCCTGTCCTCGGCCGTCGAGGCCGACATCGCGCTGCGAGAAGCCCAGAAGGGCGCTGAAAACGTCGCCTCCGCCGCCGAGGAACAGGCCGCGGCCGCCGGCGAGGCGCAGCGCGCCGTGCAGCAGCAGACGGTGTCGCTGGAACAGAGCCAGCAGACCTCCGAAGACCTCGCCCGTCTGAGCGAGGTCCTGCAGGGCGAGGCGGGCGCGACCGCCGCCGAACAGGTCAGCGCCTCGGCCGAGGAACTCTCCGCGGCCGTGCAGCAGCTTTCCGGCGCAGCCACCGAAATCCTCGCCGCCGTCGATCAGATCAGCCGCGGCGCCCAGATTCAGGCCAGCGCGACCCAGCAGGCCACCACGGCGATGAGCCAGATCGAACGGGCGGCCGAGGTTGCCCGGGACGTCGCCGAACGCTCACTGGCCCGCGCCTCCGAAACCCGGACCCGCGTCGCCGGCAGCCGCGCCACCGTCGCCGCCCTTTCCGAGGGGGTGGCTCACGGCCTGACGGAAACCACCGAGGTGATCGCCCTGCTGGGCGGCCTCGAGACGCTCGGCCGCCGGATCGACAAGATCGTCGACGGCATCGCCCTGCTGGCCGTCCAGACCACGATGCTGGCCGTCAGCGGGTCGGTCGAGGCCGCCCGCGCCGGGGACGCCGGGCGCGGTTTCGCCATGGTCAGCTCCGACATCCGGGGACTGGCGCGGGACGCCGGAGAGAACGCCGACCAGATCAAGGATCGCGTCTGGCTCATCCAGGCCCAGACCCTCGCGTCGCGGCGGGAACTGGAGACCATCGTCGCCGGCGTCGGCGCGGAGG
The genomic region above belongs to Brevundimonas goettingensis and contains:
- a CDS encoding methyl-accepting chemotaxis protein, which encodes MSLVKTTALSGQGGGRAPKASPPPPRRATRPVARSGQTAVERVAAATQELSGGIAEAASAAEELRRALEQIAGGAEEAAGAAHESLASVASLGEAFGEARSRAESARTRTEALQTAITETAVQIEGSIASVRSTAERQLAAVAAISALEDHAGAIGEITRAVADISDRTSLLALNAAIEAARAGDNGRGFAVVADEVRALAETAETRAREVRDLADSIAAEVQTIATRVKAAAEDAARGAASAEKVSAELQSVRQEAGAMSRDAETVLSSAVEADIALREAQKGAENVASAAEEQAAAAGEAQRAVQQQTVSLEQSQQTSEDLARLSEVLQGEAGATAAEQVSASAEELSAAVQQLSGAATEILAAVDQISRGAQIQASATQQATTAMSQIERAAEVARDVAERSLARASETRTRVAGSRATVAALSEGVAHGLTETTEVIALLGGLETLGRRIDKIVDGIALLAVQTTMLAVSGSVEAARAGDAGRGFAMVSSDIRGLARDAGENADQIKDRVWLIQAQTLASRRELETIVAGVGAEVVRNRMIDERLAEVENDLSTIRDGSDAILDGSSAILATVNEVLAGARQIAAAAEEASGASVQAAAAARQQAQSSEDLAVAIEEIASLADALKTGTA
- a CDS encoding alpha/beta hydrolase, which codes for MKSTLTLLATSVALAATLTACAPGRGMGMKPSAPPPSAMAPMGMTARPDADMQAVLDAQSALGAKPIETLTVEQARAQPSPADAVNRVKMIMGMSTAPDAGVTTVDLTYPTGGTTQPIRVYKPAGAMGANLPVVVYYHGGGWVIANLDVYDATPRSMAKNLNAIVVSVEYRKGPENRFPAFYEDANNAWKWVQENAASWGGDPKNIAIAGESAGGNLALNVAIAARDGGWTQPKAILAVYPIADANPQLPSKVENMASLPLRTPTLGWFGQYALRSPADQNDPRYNLVAADLRGLAPVTIVNAQIDPLRSDGETLMTALRRAGVPVERRVWDGSVHEFFSMADVVSDAREAQAWSFGRLRMALR
- a CDS encoding DUF4142 domain-containing protein, producing MKLLLAASACACLIAGAASAQTFDYNWTPAGTLAPTPPAPTFLMFAGAGDLYEVQSSQLVLETTQNPDIRRFAQMMVEHHTKTTRDAAAAAMRAGMTAPTPMLDAPKMAMLASLQKYDGVERDRLYLAQQMMAHKEALGLMKTYAETGDTPELKAAAQATVMIVQSHLSMVERLMR
- a CDS encoding DUF488 domain-containing protein encodes the protein MKLFTVGYEGATQAEVIGRLKSAGVQTLVDVRAVAASRRAGFSKTILATSLAAEGIAYRHLRALGTPKSGRDAARKGRIAEMRAVFEDHLAEPAAQLQLAELEAMASEAPVALLCFETDPAGCHRAVLAQRLAASDDFEIVNL